In a genomic window of Allomeiothermus silvanus DSM 9946:
- the preA gene encoding NAD-dependent dihydropyrimidine dehydrogenase subunit PreA: MADLRINFAGIRSPNPFWLASAPPTNSGAQIHKAFEAGWGGAVWKTIGAPVLNVSNRYGAWHYGSQKMLAINNVELISDRPLEVNLREIRDVKRHWPDRAVIVSAMVESTPEAWRDIVLKIEDTGADGIELNYGCPHGMSERGMGSAVGQVPEYCEQITRWVTSVAKIPVIVKLTPNITNISYPAKAAVAGGAQAISLINTINSIIGVNLDTLELVPNIGGKGGHGGYAGPAVKPIALHLLSQVATTPEVSGSGIPISGMGGISTWRDAAEFLLLGATSLQVCTAVMHYGYRIIEDLCDGLSHWMDSQGFKSISDVVGKSLPRISDFKDFDLSFRAVARIDPDKCIKCNLCYVACNDTAHQCIDLVDANGNLVQPYSYDVRSNGRLEAVSTRPQPVVREEDCVGCRLCHNVCPVEGCIEMVEVPSGRASITWDQLTRERPEVGTDWEAMERYRKEVGIEIH, translated from the coding sequence ATGGCTGACCTTCGCATCAATTTCGCGGGAATCCGGTCCCCCAACCCCTTCTGGCTGGCTTCGGCGCCGCCGACGAACTCGGGGGCGCAGATCCACAAGGCCTTCGAGGCGGGCTGGGGTGGGGCGGTGTGGAAGACCATCGGGGCGCCGGTATTGAACGTCTCGAACCGCTACGGGGCCTGGCACTACGGCTCCCAGAAGATGCTCGCCATCAACAACGTCGAACTCATCTCCGACCGACCCCTGGAGGTCAACCTGCGGGAAATCCGCGACGTCAAGCGCCACTGGCCCGATCGGGCGGTGATCGTCTCGGCCATGGTGGAGTCCACGCCCGAGGCCTGGCGCGACATCGTCCTCAAGATCGAGGACACCGGTGCCGACGGCATCGAGCTCAACTACGGCTGCCCCCACGGCATGAGCGAGCGCGGCATGGGCAGCGCGGTGGGGCAGGTGCCGGAGTACTGCGAACAGATCACGCGCTGGGTGACCTCAGTAGCCAAAATCCCAGTGATCGTCAAGCTCACCCCCAACATCACCAACATCTCCTACCCGGCCAAAGCCGCTGTAGCCGGAGGGGCGCAGGCCATCAGCCTGATCAACACCATCAACTCGATCATCGGGGTAAATCTGGATACCCTCGAGCTCGTTCCAAACATCGGCGGGAAAGGTGGGCACGGAGGGTATGCCGGACCGGCAGTCAAGCCCATCGCCCTACACCTTTTGTCCCAGGTAGCCACCACTCCCGAGGTGAGCGGCAGCGGCATCCCTATCAGCGGTATGGGCGGCATTTCCACTTGGCGTGATGCCGCCGAGTTCTTGCTGCTGGGGGCCACCAGCTTGCAAGTCTGTACCGCGGTCATGCACTACGGCTACCGCATCATCGAAGACCTGTGCGATGGACTTTCCCACTGGATGGACTCCCAGGGTTTCAAGAGCATTAGCGACGTGGTAGGCAAGAGCCTCCCGCGCATCTCCGACTTCAAGGACTTCGACCTTTCCTTCCGCGCCGTCGCCCGCATCGACCCCGACAAGTGCATCAAGTGCAACCTCTGCTACGTGGCCTGCAACGACACCGCCCACCAGTGCATCGACCTGGTGGATGCGAACGGGAACCTGGTGCAGCCCTACAGCTACGACGTGCGCTCCAATGGCAGGCTCGAGGCCGTCTCCACCCGCCCACAACCTGTGGTGCGCGAAGAGGACTGCGTGGGCTGCCGGTTGTGCCACAACGTCTGCCCGGTGGAGGGCTGCATCGAGATGGTGGAGGTGCCTTCAGGACGCGCGAGCATTACCTGGGACCAGCTCACCCGTGAGCGGCCCGAGGTGGGCACGGACTGGGAGGCCATGGAGCGCTACCGCAAGGAAGTGGGAATCGAGATCCACTAG
- a CDS encoding ABC transporter permease → MARAVHPPRNAPPLWKNEGVRWLVFAGVALGLWEVGARLYHSSFLLPAPSRILEEFLKTPALVLAHAWITTQEIVLGFVLGALVAHLAALLLIVLPEWLEDFIFRAVSTLNSIPFVALASLVVVWLGVNGIGSKVAIAALYAFFALVYFVHKGMVSTDATKEELLTSYSASFFQRVRYLKLPFALPIIFTSLKGAAMAAVNGAIVGELFGAFQGLGFMILDSRYVGNTARVFLAAVFCTVVGWLLLGVLTALERRFVGWHLEMTRKG, encoded by the coding sequence ATGGCCAGGGCCGTACATCCCCCCCGCAACGCCCCCCCTCTGTGGAAGAACGAGGGGGTACGCTGGCTGGTCTTCGCCGGGGTGGCCCTGGGCCTGTGGGAAGTGGGGGCGCGGCTGTATCACTCGTCCTTCCTGCTGCCTGCTCCCTCGCGCATCCTCGAGGAGTTCCTCAAGACCCCGGCGCTTGTGCTCGCGCACGCCTGGATCACCACCCAGGAGATCGTGCTGGGCTTCGTGCTGGGCGCCCTGGTCGCGCACCTGGCGGCGCTGCTCTTGATCGTGCTGCCGGAGTGGCTGGAGGACTTTATCTTCCGCGCCGTCTCCACGCTCAATTCCATCCCCTTCGTGGCGCTGGCCAGCCTGGTGGTGGTGTGGTTAGGGGTCAACGGCATCGGCTCAAAGGTGGCGATCGCGGCGCTGTACGCCTTTTTCGCCCTGGTCTACTTCGTGCACAAGGGGATGGTCTCCACCGACGCCACCAAGGAGGAGCTGCTTACCTCCTACAGCGCGAGCTTCTTTCAGCGGGTGCGCTACCTGAAGCTGCCCTTCGCGCTGCCCATCATCTTCACCAGCCTCAAGGGGGCGGCCATGGCGGCGGTGAACGGGGCCATCGTGGGCGAGCTTTTTGGGGCTTTCCAGGGCTTGGGGTTCATGATCCTCGACTCGCGCTATGTGGGCAACACCGCGCGGGTCTTTTTGGCGGCGGTGTTCTGCACGGTGGTGGGCTGGCTCTTGCTGGGGGTGCTCACAGCGCTCGAGCGGCGCTTTGTGGGTTGGCATCTGGAGATGACCCGGAAGGGTTGA
- a CDS encoding ABC transporter ATP-binding protein: MTESQTKAKTTGTLVSVQDVSMVFPTGTVALQNASLEVAQGEFISLIGPSGCGKTTLLRLLADLIQPTSGTIRIGGKTPEEARKSRAYGYVFQAPTLMEWRTVLQNVMLPLEVMGFPKAEHKARAERMLALVGLEKFARHYPWQLSGGMQQRVSIARALAFDPQLLFMDEPFGALDEITRENLNLELLRLWRETGKTVIFVTHSIPEAVFLSTRIVVMTPRPGKIETVIPVDLPQPRNFETRETTRFFEIATQVREALRKGHGFEVQE, encoded by the coding sequence GTGACAGAATCGCAAACTAAGGCCAAAACTACAGGTACCCTCGTCTCGGTACAGGACGTATCGATGGTATTCCCCACCGGCACCGTGGCCCTGCAAAACGCGAGCCTCGAGGTCGCCCAGGGCGAGTTCATCTCGCTTATCGGGCCTTCGGGCTGCGGCAAGACCACCCTCTTGCGCCTGCTGGCCGACCTGATCCAGCCCACCTCGGGCACCATCCGCATCGGCGGCAAGACCCCGGAGGAGGCGCGCAAGAGCCGGGCCTACGGCTATGTTTTCCAGGCCCCTACCCTCATGGAGTGGCGCACGGTGCTACAGAACGTGATGCTGCCGCTGGAGGTGATGGGCTTCCCCAAAGCCGAGCATAAAGCCCGCGCTGAGCGGATGCTGGCCCTGGTGGGGCTGGAGAAGTTTGCCCGCCACTACCCCTGGCAGCTCTCGGGCGGGATGCAGCAGCGCGTCTCCATCGCCCGTGCGCTGGCCTTCGACCCGCAGCTTTTGTTCATGGACGAGCCCTTTGGCGCTTTGGACGAGATCACGCGGGAGAACCTGAACCTGGAACTTCTGCGGCTGTGGCGCGAGACCGGCAAGACCGTCATCTTCGTCACCCACTCCATCCCCGAGGCGGTGTTTCTCTCCACGCGCATCGTGGTCATGACCCCGCGCCCCGGCAAGATCGAGACCGTGATCCCGGTGGACCTGCCCCAGCCGCGCAACTTCGAGACCCGCGAGACCACCCGCTTTTTCGAGATCGCCACCCAGGTGCGCGAGGCTCTGCGCAAGGGGCACGGCTTCGAGGTGCAGGAGTAA
- a CDS encoding LysE family translocator gives MLISSEKLSLFVLASVGILLIPGPNVIYVVTRSIAQGRAAGIASVLGINLATLTYTVAAALGLAAILLASAPDFNVVKWAGAAYLVCMGIRAFLSKGALEAIQPRKDGLFRVFAEGYVVNLLNPKVAFFIFAFLPQFADPSHGQVVLQILALGGLFALLAIFSDGSYALLASSLGRWLQRNPYYFKRQRYVTGSIYIVLGVTSAFTGSHHK, from the coding sequence GTGCTTATATCCTCTGAAAAACTCTCACTGTTCGTTCTCGCCAGTGTAGGAATCCTGCTGATTCCTGGGCCCAACGTGATTTACGTCGTCACCCGCAGCATCGCGCAGGGTCGTGCAGCGGGCATCGCTTCGGTGCTGGGCATCAACCTGGCGACCCTCACCTATACCGTGGCTGCGGCCTTAGGCCTTGCCGCAATCCTGCTGGCGAGTGCCCCAGATTTCAATGTGGTGAAGTGGGCAGGTGCGGCGTACCTGGTTTGCATGGGTATCAGGGCTTTCTTGAGCAAGGGTGCGCTTGAGGCCATCCAGCCTCGCAAAGACGGCCTTTTTAGGGTTTTCGCGGAGGGCTACGTGGTCAACTTGCTCAACCCCAAGGTGGCCTTCTTTATCTTTGCCTTCCTGCCGCAGTTTGCAGACCCTTCCCATGGGCAGGTGGTGCTACAAATCCTCGCACTGGGCGGTTTGTTCGCGCTGCTGGCGATTTTCTCGGATGGCAGCTACGCGCTGCTGGCGAGCAGTTTGGGCCGGTGGTTGCAGCGCAATCCGTATTACTTCAAGAGGCAGAGGTACGTGACTGGGAGCATCTATATCGTCCTGGGTGTGACTTCAGCTTTTACCGGGTCGCATCACAAATGA
- a CDS encoding ABC transporter substrate-binding protein: MKKWWFVWVAMALASLGMAQQNLVKVNLQLKWFPQAQFAGYFVAKERGFFKEEGLDVTLLPVGDQSPIQVVQSGAADFGTTWIADLLTAREKGIPVVLIAQMFQRSGFTLVALKSTGIKDLCKDMKGKSVGVWPSGNEYPVVALFRKCGLTSSLDAKVSNPDVTAVSYPFDPALVFPNRVQLVSAMTYNEVDQIVGLGYDESKIDIFKLADEGINLLEDNIFTTERVLNTPNFKNSGLSGREVAARLIRASIKGWDWAVKNQAETVEKYVLPFCGNTCKGSGTRSDAKSHQTWQMAEIAKLYNAGATTKGWAGFLVPADYQASVKLLKEQGILTKDPPRQTVDYGPWEQATGKKAADYK; the protein is encoded by the coding sequence ATGAAAAAATGGTGGTTTGTATGGGTGGCAATGGCTCTGGCCTCGCTGGGGATGGCCCAGCAGAACCTGGTGAAGGTCAACCTCCAGCTCAAATGGTTTCCCCAAGCCCAGTTCGCGGGCTACTTCGTGGCCAAGGAGCGCGGTTTCTTTAAGGAAGAGGGGTTGGATGTGACCCTGCTGCCCGTGGGAGACCAATCACCCATCCAGGTGGTGCAATCGGGAGCGGCAGACTTCGGTACCACATGGATTGCCGACCTGCTCACTGCCCGCGAGAAGGGTATCCCGGTAGTGCTTATCGCCCAGATGTTCCAGCGCTCGGGCTTCACCTTGGTGGCCCTCAAATCTACCGGGATCAAGGATCTGTGCAAGGACATGAAGGGCAAGAGCGTGGGAGTATGGCCCTCGGGCAATGAGTATCCGGTAGTGGCCCTTTTCCGCAAGTGCGGCCTGACCAGCTCCCTGGACGCTAAAGTTAGCAACCCGGATGTAACTGCAGTCTCTTACCCCTTTGACCCAGCGTTGGTGTTTCCCAACCGGGTGCAACTGGTCTCCGCGATGACCTATAACGAAGTAGACCAAATCGTGGGGCTGGGCTACGACGAGAGCAAAATAGATATCTTCAAGCTGGCCGACGAGGGCATCAACCTCCTCGAGGACAACATCTTCACCACCGAACGGGTGCTCAACACCCCCAACTTTAAGAACTCCGGGCTCTCGGGCCGGGAGGTAGCGGCTCGGCTGATCCGGGCCAGCATCAAAGGCTGGGATTGGGCGGTGAAAAACCAGGCCGAAACCGTAGAGAAGTACGTGCTACCTTTCTGCGGCAACACCTGTAAGGGTTCGGGTACGCGCTCCGATGCTAAGAGTCACCAGACCTGGCAGATGGCCGAAATTGCCAAGCTCTACAACGCCGGAGCCACCACCAAGGGCTGGGCTGGGTTCTTAGTCCCGGCTGACTATCAGGCCTCGGTCAAGCTGCTCAAGGAGCAGGGCATCCTCACCAAGGACCCGCCGCGGCAGACCGTAGACTACGGCCCCTGGGAGCAGGCCACTGGTAAGAAGGCTGCCGATTACAAGTAA
- a CDS encoding cytosine deaminase, with product MDLVIKDARLTGREGLVDIGIEGGRIAALEAGLRGGEEISAEGNLVSPSFYEIHIHLDAILTEGDPRPNRSGSLWEGIAIWAERVQQLSREDVRARVLKALPWFVAHGVTHIRTHVDVCDPHLTALKALLEIKAEVAGLIDLQIVAFPQLGMFSFEGGDELVRKAVEIGADVIGGIPHYEITREYGVQNVKFALSLAHETGLPVDIHCDETDDDHSRFLETMAAETLRLRLSGRVAASHTTAMHSYNNAYADKIIGNVRRAGLHIICNPPDNAVLQGRFDHYPIRRGLTRVKELLAAGVNVAAGHDSVMDPWYPMGKGDPLHTAFVLLHLGLMSGREDREQLFPMLTSRPAAIWQGRLVRGGEGLEGHAVAVGNPADLVVWPVPTEDDAIRTLPMRRYVLKRGQVVAETRPEVSYVQGQAVRFLR from the coding sequence ATGGACCTCGTCATCAAGGATGCACGCCTCACCGGCCGCGAGGGGCTGGTGGACATCGGTATAGAGGGCGGGCGCATCGCCGCGCTCGAGGCCGGCCTGCGCGGGGGGGAGGAGATCTCGGCCGAGGGCAACCTGGTGAGCCCCAGTTTCTACGAGATCCACATCCACCTCGATGCCATCCTCACCGAGGGCGACCCCCGGCCCAACCGCTCGGGCTCGCTGTGGGAGGGTATTGCCATCTGGGCCGAGCGGGTCCAGCAGCTCAGCCGCGAGGACGTGCGCGCACGGGTGCTCAAGGCGTTGCCGTGGTTCGTGGCCCATGGGGTCACCCACATCCGCACCCACGTGGATGTGTGCGATCCCCACCTCACCGCGCTCAAGGCCCTGCTCGAGATCAAAGCCGAGGTAGCTGGGCTCATCGACCTCCAGATCGTGGCCTTCCCGCAGTTGGGGATGTTCTCCTTCGAGGGGGGGGATGAGCTGGTCAGAAAAGCGGTGGAGATCGGCGCCGACGTGATCGGGGGGATCCCGCATTACGAGATCACCCGCGAGTACGGAGTGCAGAACGTGAAGTTCGCGCTCTCCCTGGCCCACGAAACCGGCCTGCCCGTGGACATCCACTGCGACGAGACCGACGACGACCACTCCCGCTTCCTCGAGACCATGGCCGCCGAGACGCTGCGCCTAAGGCTTTCAGGCCGGGTGGCAGCCTCGCACACCACCGCCATGCACTCCTACAACAACGCCTACGCCGACAAGATCATCGGCAACGTACGGCGGGCCGGGCTGCACATCATCTGCAATCCGCCCGACAACGCCGTGCTGCAGGGGCGCTTCGACCACTACCCCATCCGGCGCGGCCTCACGCGGGTCAAGGAACTGCTGGCCGCCGGGGTCAACGTGGCCGCCGGGCATGACTCGGTGATGGACCCCTGGTACCCCATGGGCAAGGGCGATCCCCTGCACACCGCCTTCGTGCTGCTGCACTTGGGGCTGATGTCGGGGCGCGAGGACCGTGAGCAGCTTTTCCCCATGCTCACCTCTCGTCCTGCTGCCATCTGGCAGGGCCGGCTGGTGCGGGGTGGGGAGGGCCTGGAGGGGCACGCCGTCGCGGTGGGCAACCCCGCCGACCTGGTGGTCTGGCCGGTCCCCACCGAAGACGATGCCATCCGCACCCTACCCATGCGCCGCTACGTGCTCAAGCGCGGCCAGGTGGTGGCCGAGACCCGGCCCGAGGTCTCCTACGTGCAAGGCCAGGCGGTCCGGTTCCTGAGGTGA
- the hydA gene encoding dihydropyrimidinase, with translation MGLLIKNGEIVTADSRYKADIYVEDETITRIGRGLEAPPGTEVIDATGKYVFPGFIDPHVHIYLPFMATFAKDTHETGSIAALIGGTTTYIEMCCPNRNDDALEGYQLWKGKAEGNSACDYTFHMSVTKFDDKTEGELREIVQDGITSFKIFLSYKNFFGVDDGEMYQTMKLAKELGVIVTAHCENAELVGRLQQSLLAEGKTGPEWHEPSRPESVEAEGTNRFATFLEATGATGYVVHLSCKPALEAALSAKARGVPIYIESVIPHFLLDKTYAERGGVEAMKYIMSPPLRDKRNQKALWDALAQGFIDTVGTDHCPFDTAQKRLGEGDFTKIPNGIPAIEDRVNLLYTYGVSRGHLDLHRFVDAASTKAAKLFGLFPRKGTIAVGSDADLVVYDPSYRGVISAKTQHVNNDYNGFEGFEIDGRPSVVTVRGKVQVRDGKFVGEKGRGKLLKREPIYF, from the coding sequence ATGGGACTCTTGATCAAAAACGGCGAGATCGTCACCGCGGATTCGCGCTACAAAGCCGACATCTACGTCGAGGACGAGACCATCACCCGCATCGGGCGGGGCCTCGAGGCCCCCCCCGGCACCGAGGTCATCGACGCGACGGGCAAGTACGTCTTTCCCGGCTTCATCGACCCCCACGTGCACATCTACCTGCCCTTCATGGCCACCTTCGCCAAGGACACCCACGAGACCGGGAGCATCGCCGCGCTCATCGGGGGTACGACCACCTACATCGAGATGTGCTGCCCCAACCGCAACGACGACGCGCTCGAGGGCTACCAGTTGTGGAAGGGCAAAGCCGAAGGCAACAGCGCCTGCGACTACACCTTCCACATGTCGGTGACCAAGTTCGACGACAAGACCGAGGGGGAGCTTCGCGAGATCGTGCAAGACGGGATCACCAGCTTCAAGATCTTCCTGTCGTACAAGAACTTCTTCGGCGTGGACGATGGAGAGATGTACCAGACGATGAAGCTGGCGAAGGAGCTGGGCGTCATCGTCACCGCGCACTGCGAGAACGCCGAACTGGTGGGGCGCTTGCAGCAGAGCCTGCTGGCGGAGGGCAAGACCGGCCCCGAGTGGCACGAGCCCAGCCGTCCCGAGTCCGTGGAGGCCGAGGGGACGAACCGTTTCGCCACCTTCCTCGAGGCCACCGGCGCCACCGGTTACGTGGTGCACCTCTCCTGCAAGCCCGCGCTCGAGGCGGCTTTGAGCGCCAAGGCGCGCGGCGTGCCCATTTACATCGAGAGCGTGATCCCCCACTTTCTTCTAGATAAGACCTACGCCGAGCGGGGTGGGGTGGAGGCCATGAAGTACATCATGTCGCCGCCCCTGCGCGACAAGCGCAACCAGAAGGCCTTGTGGGACGCGCTGGCCCAGGGCTTCATCGACACCGTGGGCACCGACCACTGCCCCTTCGACACCGCGCAGAAGCGGCTGGGCGAGGGGGACTTTACCAAGATCCCCAACGGCATCCCCGCCATCGAGGACCGGGTCAATCTGCTCTACACCTACGGGGTGAGCCGGGGCCACCTCGACCTGCACCGCTTCGTGGACGCCGCCAGCACCAAGGCCGCCAAGCTCTTCGGGCTGTTCCCCCGCAAGGGCACCATCGCGGTGGGCTCCGATGCCGACCTAGTGGTCTACGACCCCAGCTACCGCGGGGTCATCTCGGCTAAGACCCAACATGTCAACAACGACTACAACGGCTTCGAGGGCTTTGAGATCGACGGCAGGCCCAGCGTGGTGACGGTGCGGGGAAAGGTGCAGGTGCGCGACGGAAAATTCGTAGGGGAAAAAGGGCGCGGAAAACTGCTAAAGCGCGAACCGATATATTTTTGA
- a CDS encoding ABC transporter permease yields MSSRLPTNLVPMLLVALVIGLLYYPLMLLANVPAAQQALNTGADLGCKTALECATQLRSPVLPSPSQLLLGFRNLMFPLNSPNAIPLNALVTALETVVGLALAAIVGFFFAIGIVASRAFERSLLPWIVASQTVPIIAIAPMLVVVLGQYGVQGWIPKAIIAAYIAFFPITIGVAKGLRSPDPLSLDLMKTYNASSWQTYLKLRFPASLPYLFTAFKVAMTAALIGAIVAEISTISFQGIGKMLAENSRASDVVAMWVIMIASAFLGILLVAGVGWLERLVTPWKR; encoded by the coding sequence ATGTCCTCTCGCTTGCCGACCAATCTCGTCCCGATGCTATTGGTGGCCCTGGTGATTGGGCTGCTTTACTACCCACTGATGCTGTTGGCCAATGTCCCTGCGGCGCAACAGGCCTTGAACACCGGGGCTGACCTAGGCTGCAAAACTGCGCTCGAGTGCGCCACCCAACTGCGTAGCCCGGTGCTACCGTCGCCTTCCCAGCTGTTGTTGGGTTTCCGCAACCTGATGTTCCCGCTCAATTCGCCCAATGCCATCCCGCTCAATGCTCTGGTGACCGCGCTCGAGACCGTAGTGGGGCTGGCCCTGGCGGCGATAGTGGGGTTCTTCTTCGCCATCGGAATCGTGGCTTCGCGGGCTTTCGAACGTTCTCTGCTGCCGTGGATCGTAGCCTCACAAACCGTACCCATCATCGCCATCGCCCCTATGCTGGTGGTGGTGCTGGGCCAGTATGGGGTGCAAGGCTGGATTCCTAAGGCCATCATCGCCGCTTACATCGCCTTTTTCCCCATCACCATCGGCGTGGCTAAGGGCTTGCGCAGCCCCGATCCGCTGTCTTTAGACTTGATGAAAACCTACAACGCCAGCAGCTGGCAGACCTACCTCAAGCTGCGCTTCCCGGCCTCGCTGCCTTACCTCTTCACCGCCTTCAAGGTGGCCATGACCGCGGCTTTGATCGGGGCTATCGTGGCGGAGATTTCCACGATTAGCTTCCAGGGCATCGGCAAGATGCTCGCCGAAAACTCCCGCGCCTCCGATGTGGTAGCCATGTGGGTGATCATGATCGCCTCGGCCTTTCTGGGCATTCTATTGGTTGCAGGGGTGGGCTGGCTGGAGAGGTTGGTGACGCCTTGGAAACGCTGA
- a CDS encoding ABC transporter substrate-binding protein, translated as MKRKAALAVLASGLLAWGLWGTAQGNLTKATIIESWFIHAESIGDPVAVDKGFYKEVGLDVTVVPGGPGLSPIDRVMAEAKAGKLVLGIDYPYNLLEARQKQKLPLVILAADFQESAMRILSWQPISKPADIKGTFATWIGYDKPIKAVLGKGWEKQIRVVNQQGDPATLGGWLAKQYPFASAMIYNEVMVAEKQAKEKYYLYSYKDFGVDWPENVLFTTEDVLKKYPSEVRKFVQARYKGFRYALDNPEEAGKILAKYNPNLDIPFELKGLEQIKKIMITPDTQKNGLGYLNTAKLQKMAQQLQAAGLLESASLSGFVNPVPSGVK; from the coding sequence ATGAAGAGGAAAGCGGCATTGGCAGTTTTGGCATCGGGACTACTAGCGTGGGGGCTTTGGGGCACGGCTCAAGGCAACCTGACCAAGGCCACCATCATCGAGTCGTGGTTCATCCACGCCGAATCCATCGGCGACCCCGTGGCCGTGGACAAGGGCTTCTACAAGGAGGTGGGCCTGGACGTGACGGTGGTGCCGGGCGGCCCCGGGCTCTCGCCCATCGACCGGGTGATGGCCGAGGCCAAGGCGGGCAAGCTGGTGCTGGGCATCGACTACCCCTACAACCTGCTCGAGGCCCGCCAGAAGCAGAAACTGCCGCTGGTGATCCTGGCCGCTGACTTCCAGGAGTCGGCCATGCGCATCCTCTCCTGGCAGCCCATCAGTAAACCCGCCGATATCAAGGGCACCTTCGCGACCTGGATCGGCTACGACAAGCCCATCAAGGCGGTGCTTGGCAAGGGTTGGGAGAAGCAGATCCGGGTCGTCAACCAACAGGGTGACCCTGCCACGCTGGGCGGCTGGCTGGCTAAGCAGTACCCCTTCGCCTCGGCCATGATCTACAACGAGGTCATGGTGGCCGAGAAGCAGGCCAAGGAAAAGTACTACCTCTACAGCTACAAGGACTTCGGCGTGGACTGGCCGGAGAACGTACTCTTCACCACCGAGGACGTGCTCAAGAAGTACCCCAGCGAGGTCAGGAAGTTCGTGCAGGCCCGCTACAAGGGCTTCCGCTACGCCCTGGATAACCCCGAGGAGGCCGGGAAGATCCTGGCGAAGTACAACCCCAACCTGGACATCCCCTTCGAACTCAAAGGCTTGGAGCAGATCAAGAAGATCATGATCACGCCCGACACCCAGAAGAACGGGCTCGGCTACCTCAACACCGCCAAACTGCAGAAGATGGCTCAACAACTGCAGGCTGCTGGGCTCCTGGAAAGCGCTTCCTTGAGCGGCTTCGTTAACCCGGTCCCCAGCGGGGTCAAATAA
- a CDS encoding ABC transporter permease, with product METLRVESQEPRAEGWTSVGWAMLGVGFALLVYFIASWWNHTEVASSGQKLLVGLGFLLGALGVGRVAGSFIQTKNPLVGFVPAALTLLLVLLTVEALLRAYQIPPGLIPTPTRVFATLWAVREVLLQDAFQTVVQEALVGYLVGCSLGVATALLVSRFIFLERGLLPYATAFSSIPIVALAPVLVKMVGLEWPSKAIIVAITVFFPVVVNTFRGLTEVSPLSLDLMRSYAASEAQQYLSLRIPNALPFIFNALKLGTTLAMIGAIVGEFFGAGGQGLGFRIQIEAGRFGFDIVWAAIIVASLVGILWYNLVAWLERKITSWHVSFRE from the coding sequence TTGGAAACGCTGAGGGTCGAGAGCCAAGAGCCGAGAGCTGAGGGCTGGACCTCGGTGGGTTGGGCCATGCTGGGGGTAGGGTTTGCCCTGCTGGTGTACTTCATCGCTTCCTGGTGGAACCACACCGAAGTTGCTTCATCGGGGCAGAAGCTATTGGTCGGGCTGGGGTTTTTATTGGGGGCTTTGGGAGTAGGGCGGGTTGCGGGCAGCTTTATCCAGACCAAGAACCCCCTTGTCGGGTTTGTTCCTGCTGCGCTCACCTTGCTCTTGGTGCTGCTCACCGTTGAGGCCTTGTTGCGGGCTTATCAGATCCCGCCTGGGCTAATCCCCACCCCTACCCGGGTCTTCGCTACCTTGTGGGCAGTGCGCGAGGTACTGCTGCAAGATGCTTTCCAAACAGTAGTTCAGGAAGCGTTGGTGGGCTACTTGGTAGGCTGCAGCCTGGGGGTAGCAACCGCTTTATTGGTGAGCCGCTTCATCTTCCTCGAGCGCGGCCTTTTGCCCTACGCTACGGCTTTCTCGAGCATCCCCATCGTGGCCTTGGCCCCGGTATTGGTAAAGATGGTCGGTCTGGAGTGGCCCTCCAAGGCCATCATCGTAGCCATCACGGTGTTCTTCCCGGTGGTGGTCAATACCTTCCGTGGGCTGACCGAGGTGAGCCCACTCTCCCTGGACCTGATGCGCTCGTATGCCGCTAGCGAGGCCCAACAATACCTCTCGCTGCGCATCCCCAACGCCCTGCCGTTCATCTTCAATGCGCTCAAACTGGGAACCACTTTAGCGATGATTGGGGCTATCGTGGGCGAGTTTTTTGGCGCAGGTGGCCAAGGGTTGGGTTTCCGCATCCAGATCGAGGCTGGGCGCTTTGGCTTTGACATCGTCTGGGCGGCAATCATCGTGGCTTCGCTGGTCGGCATCCTGTGGTACAACCTGGTAGCCTGGCTCGAGCGCAAAATCACCAGCTGGCACGTTTCGTTCAGGGAGTAA